The Acidobacteriota bacterium genome has a segment encoding these proteins:
- a CDS encoding aminotransferase class I/II-fold pyridoxal phosphate-dependent enzyme translates to MKEIIPARSTENVRYAIRDVVVLADELKRKGKKIIHLNIGDPLKFDYETPHHMIEAVHKAMLDGNNGYGPSGGIPEAIETIRAKAEANGIRNIEEIFITAGVTEAIEMTLSALLNSGENVLIPYPGYPVYSAILGKLSAEVNPYYLDEENGWLPDPSDIEKRINDKTRAIVVINPNNPTGTIYPEDLLREIIEIGKRHNLLIISDEIYDKFLLVPKKHISLASLDPEAPVMTFNGLSKAHLVPGWRVGWGILSGEKKLLSRYKEGLNRLLRARLCHNLPIQFAIKPALTGDQSHLSEMLDKLRRRCDLTHERLNAIPHISLVKPEASFYAFARIDLPISDEKFVRELLMETGVLVVHGAGFGEKPGTAHFRVVYLAPEDVLTEAYDKIEEFVKKHY, encoded by the coding sequence ATGAAGGAGATAATCCCTGCCCGGAGCACGGAGAATGTGCGCTATGCCATCCGGGATGTGGTGGTGCTCGCTGATGAGCTTAAACGCAAGGGGAAGAAGATCATCCATCTAAATATCGGCGATCCCCTGAAGTTCGATTATGAGACACCCCATCATATGATCGAGGCGGTCCATAAGGCGATGCTCGATGGCAATAATGGCTATGGACCGAGTGGCGGGATCCCTGAAGCGATAGAGACGATAAGAGCGAAGGCGGAGGCTAACGGAATAAGGAATATCGAGGAGATATTCATCACCGCTGGCGTCACCGAGGCAATAGAGATGACCCTCTCCGCCTTATTGAATAGCGGGGAGAATGTCCTCATACCTTATCCTGGATATCCCGTTTATTCCGCCATCCTGGGAAAGCTTTCCGCCGAAGTCAATCCCTACTACCTCGATGAGGAGAACGGTTGGCTCCCTGATCCCTCCGACATCGAGAAGCGGATAAACGACAAAACAAGGGCGATAGTGGTGATAAACCCGAACAATCCCACCGGCACCATCTACCCCGAGGATCTCCTTCGAGAGATAATCGAGATAGGAAAGAGGCATAATCTCCTTATCATCTCCGATGAGATATATGATAAGTTCCTCCTCGTTCCCAAGAAGCATATTTCCCTCGCTTCGCTCGATCCCGAGGCTCCGGTGATGACCTTCAATGGCTTGAGCAAGGCGCATCTTGTTCCCGGATGGAGGGTCGGCTGGGGTATCCTGAGTGGAGAGAAAAAGCTCCTCTCCCGCTATAAGGAGGGGTTGAATAGACTACTTCGGGCTCGGCTCTGCCACAACCTTCCCATCCAGTTCGCCATAAAACCCGCGCTCACCGGGGACCAGAGCCATCTTAGCGAGATGTTGGACAAGCTGAGAAGGAGATGCGACCTGACCCACGAGCGGTTGAACGCCATTCCCCATATCTCGCTGGTTAAACCCGAAGCCTCCTTTTACGCCTTCGCCAGGATCGATCTTCCCATCTCCGATGAGAAGTTCGTCCGCGAGCTTTTGATGGAGACCGGGGTGCTCGTTGTTCATGGTGCTGGCTTCGGCGAAAAGCCGGGAACAGCCCACTTCCGGGTGGTTTACCTCGCTCCGGAGGATGTACTCACTGAAGCCTACGATAAGATAGAGGAGTTCGTGAAAAAACACTATTGA
- a CDS encoding alpha/beta hydrolase, with amino-acid sequence NYTEKEVSFPFRNFKLAGTLTIPQVRKERKKFPAVVLVSGSGPQNRDEDTPIPGPYGMKYGIFRTIAHRLGNNGFVVLRYDDIGVGESGGNAQTVTLNDRIAEVRAAVLYLERLDFVDKLRIGIIGHSEGAIIAPEVAVRDPEVAGIVLMGAPAKPLDYIIFEQSQAMALSELEFRLDLPDLISIEKQVLTGKDWGEINGVPIFLGWFRSHFYHNPLATITRVHCPILILNGALDLQVLPANAVALALALEKAGRRNYTLRIFDGLDHLFMRNRYRGHLGDYNDLERNISPEVIATIVSWLKENLKQEE; translated from the coding sequence GAACTACACCGAGAAGGAGGTCAGCTTCCCCTTCCGCAACTTCAAGCTGGCGGGAACCCTCACCATACCGCAAGTTAGAAAGGAGAGAAAGAAGTTTCCCGCAGTGGTGCTCGTCTCCGGTTCTGGTCCCCAAAACAGGGACGAAGACACTCCGATACCCGGTCCATACGGTATGAAGTATGGCATCTTCAGAACCATCGCTCATCGCTTAGGGAATAATGGGTTTGTCGTCCTCCGCTACGACGACATCGGGGTTGGTGAAAGCGGAGGAAACGCTCAAACAGTGACCTTGAACGACCGGATCGCCGAGGTGCGGGCAGCGGTACTCTACCTCGAAAGGCTCGATTTCGTCGATAAGCTTCGGATCGGCATCATCGGGCATTCAGAGGGAGCGATAATCGCCCCCGAGGTGGCGGTACGCGATCCCGAGGTAGCGGGGATCGTACTGATGGGCGCTCCGGCAAAACCGCTCGATTACATCATCTTCGAGCAATCGCAGGCGATGGCTCTTTCTGAGCTCGAGTTCCGGCTTGATCTTCCTGACCTCATCTCGATCGAGAAACAGGTGCTGACAGGGAAGGATTGGGGGGAGATAAACGGCGTCCCCATCTTTTTAGGCTGGTTCCGCTCCCACTTCTATCATAATCCACTCGCCACCATCACCCGGGTTCACTGCCCCATCCTGATCCTAAACGGCGCCCTCGACCTCCAGGTCCTTCCGGCAAACGCCGTTGCCTTAGCCCTCGCCCTGGAGAAGGCGGGGAGAAGAAACTACACCCTGAGGATATTCGACGGTTTGGACCACCTCTTTATGCGGAATCGCTACCGGGGACACCTCGGTGATTACAACGACCTTGAGCGGAATATATCGCCTGAGGTAATAGCTACCATCGTCTCCTGGCTAAAGGAAAACCTAAAACAGGAGGAGTAA